In Agrobacterium sp. RAC06, a single window of DNA contains:
- a CDS encoding tripartite tricarboxylate transporter TctB family protein has protein sequence MSTEDRSSGHRTRRPDWAALAIAAVLVAVAGLIFYDVARLQGGNIYSGIGPATVPKGIAIGLIGLGIWTVFAAIRRDFPEREHQELPPVLFIVAGLAAQMLLLKTLGFSLATGVLFALTAAGFGKKQFWISLPAGIALSFVVWILFARFLQLSLPAGPLERLFF, from the coding sequence ATGAGCACGGAAGATCGTTCTTCCGGACATCGTACGCGTCGCCCAGATTGGGCGGCGCTGGCCATTGCCGCGGTGCTTGTCGCCGTGGCGGGCCTTATCTTCTACGATGTCGCCCGTCTGCAAGGCGGAAACATCTATTCCGGGATTGGTCCAGCGACGGTGCCAAAGGGCATTGCCATCGGTCTGATCGGCCTTGGCATCTGGACTGTGTTCGCTGCCATACGCCGTGATTTTCCCGAGCGCGAGCACCAGGAGCTACCGCCTGTGCTTTTCATCGTGGCCGGGCTCGCAGCGCAGATGCTGCTCCTGAAAACGCTGGGCTTCTCGCTTGCAACAGGTGTGCTGTTCGCTCTTACCGCGGCCGGCTTCGGCAAAAAGCAGTTCTGGATCTCGCTGCCCGCAGGCATAGCTCTCTCGTTCGTCGTGTGGATCCTCTTCGCGCGCTTCCTGCAACTGTCCTTGCCGGCGGGTCCACTCGAACGGCTGTTCTTCTGA